Proteins from a genomic interval of Cygnus olor isolate bCygOlo1 chromosome 9, bCygOlo1.pri.v2, whole genome shotgun sequence:
- the CLDN11 gene encoding claudin-11 gives MVATCLHLAGFVCSFIGWIGVVVATATNDWVVTCGYTITTCRKMDELGSKGLWADCVMATGLYHCKPLVDILILPGYVQACRALMIAASVLGLPAIFLLITVLPCIRMGHEPGAAKYRRSQLGGILIILLAMCGVVATIWFPVCAHRETTIMSFGYSLYTGWIGSALCLFGGCVIVCCSGDAQTFGENRFYYASGSSSPTHAKSAHV, from the exons ATGGTGGCCACCTGCCTGCACCTGGCTGGATTTGTCTGCAGTTTCATAGGGTGGATCGGGGTGGTGGTGGCGACCGCCACCAACGACTGGGTGGTGACGTGCGGCTACACCATTACCACCTGCAGGAAAATGGACGAGCTGGGGTCCAAGGGGCTGTGGGCAGACTGCGTCATGGCGACAGGCCTCTATCACTGCAAGCCACTCGTGGACATCCTCATCCTGCCAG GGTACGTCCAAGCGTGTCGAGCACTGATGATTGCCGCCTCCGTCCTGGGCCTTCCTGCTATCTTCCTGCTGATAACGGTCTTGCCCTGCATCCGCATGGGCCACGAGCCCGGAGCCGCCAAGTACCGCCGCTCCCAGCTGGGAGGAATCCTCATCATCCTCCTGG CCATGTGCGGTGTCGTTGCCACCATCTGGTTCCCCGTCTGCGCCCACCGCGAGACCACCATCATGAGCTTCGGCTACTCGCTGTACACGGGCTGGATCGGCTCTGCCCTCTGCCTCTTCGGTGGCTGCGTCATCGTCTGCTGCTCGGGGGACGCCCAGACCTTCGGCGAAAACCGCTTCTACTACGCCTCGGGCTCCAGCTCCCCGACCCACGCTAAGAGCGCCCACGTGTGA